A single window of Deltaproteobacteria bacterium DNA harbors:
- the tuf gene encoding elongation factor Tu (EF-Tu; promotes GTP-dependent binding of aminoacyl-tRNA to the A-site of ribosomes during protein biosynthesis; when the tRNA anticodon matches the mRNA codon, GTP hydrolysis results; the inactive EF-Tu-GDP leaves the ribosome and release of GDP is promoted by elongation factor Ts; many prokaryotes have two copies of the gene encoding EF-Tu), whose product MSKAKFERKKPHVNVGTIGHVDHGKTTLTAAITKTQAAKKLA is encoded by the coding sequence ATGAGCAAGGCGAAGTTCGAGCGGAAGAAGCCGCACGTGAACGTGGGGACGATCGGGCACGTGGATCACGGGAAGACGACGTTGACGGCGGCGATCACGAAGACGCAGGCGGCGAAGAAGTTGGCGG